One segment of Thermococcus sp. AM4 DNA contains the following:
- a CDS encoding aconitase X catalytic domain-containing protein, with product MYLTKEEELILAGEYGYALQKAMEILVALGDIYGAERLIPIKSAQIAGVSYKNLGEAGIEFLRDFVDAGARVSVYTTLNPAGIGDDEFMEKQREVLELYRAMGIEVTSTCTPYYGANLPKFGDHLAWSESSAVSFANSIIGARTNREGGPSSLASAIVGKTPEYGLHLDENRKATVKVKVEAKVKTFVDYSALGYHLGKALGNDVPYITGLKPESLDYLKELGASMAATGSIALYHVEGETPEYRNAISDGIETVTVEEADLRAVRESFSDDWSEIDMILIGCPHASLVEIKEIAELLRMRGRPLKIPLFITASRAVKALSDSLGYTETIERYNGRIIADSCFVVSPIKGWYNGIATNSGKSAFYFRSFGFSVRLDDAERLIKKAP from the coding sequence ATGTACCTGACGAAGGAAGAGGAGCTTATCTTGGCCGGCGAGTACGGCTACGCACTCCAGAAGGCGATGGAAATCCTCGTCGCACTCGGCGACATCTACGGGGCGGAGCGGTTGATTCCCATAAAGAGCGCCCAGATTGCTGGAGTTTCCTACAAAAACCTCGGCGAGGCCGGCATTGAGTTCCTGAGGGACTTCGTGGATGCTGGAGCGAGGGTCAGCGTCTACACGACCCTCAACCCGGCGGGAATAGGCGACGACGAGTTCATGGAGAAGCAGAGGGAGGTTTTGGAGCTCTACCGCGCGATGGGGATAGAGGTGACCTCGACCTGCACCCCCTACTACGGGGCGAACCTTCCGAAGTTCGGCGACCACCTTGCCTGGAGCGAGAGCTCGGCGGTTTCCTTCGCAAACTCTATAATAGGGGCCAGAACCAACCGCGAGGGCGGGCCGTCGAGCCTGGCATCAGCCATAGTCGGCAAAACGCCGGAATACGGACTTCACCTCGACGAGAACAGGAAGGCGACCGTGAAGGTGAAGGTAGAAGCTAAAGTCAAGACCTTTGTGGACTACTCCGCCCTCGGCTACCATCTTGGAAAGGCCCTCGGAAACGACGTGCCCTACATAACCGGCCTGAAACCGGAAAGCCTAGACTACCTCAAGGAGCTCGGCGCTTCTATGGCCGCTACCGGTTCGATAGCGCTCTACCACGTCGAAGGCGAAACGCCCGAATACAGGAACGCGATTTCCGACGGGATAGAGACGGTGACGGTTGAGGAAGCTGACCTGAGGGCCGTCAGGGAGAGCTTCTCCGACGATTGGAGCGAGATAGACATGATTCTCATAGGCTGTCCGCACGCTTCCCTGGTGGAAATCAAGGAGATAGCCGAACTTCTGAGAATGCGCGGAAGGCCCCTAAAGATACCGCTCTTCATAACCGCGAGCAGGGCCGTTAAGGCTTTATCCGACTCGCTCGGCTACACCGAAACGATAGAGCGCTACAACGGGCGGATTATAGCGGACTCGTGCTTCGTCGTGTCGCCGATTAAGGGCTGGTACAACGGCATCGCCACCAACAGCGGAAAGTCGGCTTTCTACTTCCGCTCCTTCGGCTTTAGCGTAAGGCTTGACGACGCCGAGAGACTCATAAAAAAAGCCCCGTGA
- a CDS encoding ABC transporter permease, with the protein MSDFLVLAKKEVKNLIRDKKLLFGLIIVPLIVYPALGRMMQFGFESATKETHVAIVNFDDGKYGELLIKALNASPNVSVTVITAPSVEEALKRALQENQNVLVVIPPNFSESIESDRIATVEVYGVFKGLSSGMRESVSEGRINAVISVLSEEIARLKVRSLGARDPEAILHPIRAESRSYFMDRIINVPPTVVSQVLASQSYGLPLIVFLMVMITSQMAAGAVASEKENKTLETLLTLPVKRTTIVASKITGTAVMGVIAALAYMIGLKQYMASFGAQTGVSLSELGLSVTPAGLALFGVVVFLTIAFSLSLAMLLAVFAEDVQSANTVVSSVILPLAFPTFILSFVDVTQLPPLGRYLLLASPFTHPTLDYRYILMGDYGSVAWSILYLGIAAGVTLYATARIFASEKVLTARIRWGRKRRGG; encoded by the coding sequence GTGAGCGATTTCCTCGTCCTGGCAAAGAAGGAGGTAAAGAACCTGATCCGGGATAAAAAACTGCTCTTCGGCCTGATCATAGTGCCGCTCATCGTTTACCCGGCCCTTGGCAGGATGATGCAGTTCGGCTTCGAGAGCGCGACGAAGGAAACGCACGTGGCGATAGTCAACTTCGACGACGGAAAGTACGGCGAGTTGCTGATAAAGGCCCTCAACGCGAGTCCCAACGTGAGTGTAACCGTTATAACTGCCCCGTCTGTCGAGGAAGCGCTAAAACGGGCACTTCAGGAGAATCAAAACGTTCTGGTTGTTATCCCTCCCAACTTCAGTGAGAGCATAGAGTCCGACAGGATAGCGACGGTCGAGGTGTACGGCGTTTTCAAGGGACTTAGCTCGGGGATGAGGGAGAGCGTGAGCGAGGGCAGGATCAACGCAGTTATAAGCGTCCTTTCCGAGGAGATAGCGAGGCTGAAGGTCAGGTCCCTCGGCGCCAGGGATCCGGAGGCGATACTGCACCCCATACGGGCGGAGAGCAGATCGTACTTCATGGACAGGATAATCAACGTTCCTCCAACTGTCGTTTCGCAGGTTTTGGCTTCGCAGTCCTACGGGCTGCCCCTGATAGTCTTCCTCATGGTCATGATAACGTCGCAGATGGCCGCCGGCGCTGTGGCCAGCGAGAAGGAAAACAAGACCCTCGAAACCCTCCTGACGCTCCCGGTAAAGAGAACAACGATAGTCGCGTCAAAGATAACCGGAACGGCCGTTATGGGTGTGATAGCGGCTTTAGCCTACATGATCGGCCTCAAACAGTACATGGCGAGCTTCGGGGCCCAGACCGGGGTTTCGCTGAGCGAGCTCGGCCTTTCGGTAACACCCGCCGGACTGGCCCTCTTCGGCGTCGTCGTCTTCCTGACGATAGCCTTTTCGCTGAGCCTGGCGATGCTCCTGGCTGTCTTCGCCGAAGACGTCCAGAGCGCCAACACAGTTGTGAGCTCGGTGATCCTGCCGCTGGCTTTCCCCACCTTCATCCTGAGCTTCGTGGACGTGACCCAGCTCCCGCCCCTTGGCAGATACCTGCTTCTCGCGAGTCCGTTCACCCATCCGACGCTTGACTACCGCTACATCCTCATGGGGGACTACGGATCGGTCGCGTGGAGCATCCTGTACCTGGGAATCGCTGCGGGAGTTACGCTGTACGCGACCGCGAGAATATTCGCGAGCGAGAAAGTTTTAACCGCGAGGATCAGATGGGGCAGGAAAAGGCGCGGTGGTTGA
- a CDS encoding ABC transporter ATP-binding protein yields the protein MFVEVENLEKDYGKVKALKGISFSIGEGEIFGLIGPNGAGKSTTLKILATLLKPTGGTARVGGHDVVKEADRVRALISYLPEEAGAYKNLTGREYLEFMAKLYAKDERKAREMLELGVELSGLGERLDDKVSTYSKGMTRKLLIARALMVRPKLAILDEPASGLDIVNAYEIRKTIRRFAREMDTTFLISSHNMLEVEFLCDRVAMIADGRIVEIGTPGELKEKYDAENLEEVFMRAIGVSVPEPVGGEGS from the coding sequence ATGTTCGTCGAGGTTGAGAACCTTGAGAAGGACTACGGGAAGGTCAAGGCCCTGAAGGGGATAAGCTTCTCCATCGGGGAGGGCGAGATCTTCGGCCTCATCGGGCCAAACGGTGCCGGAAAGAGCACGACCCTCAAAATCCTCGCCACCCTGCTGAAGCCGACTGGGGGGACGGCGAGAGTGGGCGGCCATGACGTGGTTAAGGAGGCCGACAGGGTAAGGGCTCTCATCAGCTACCTGCCCGAGGAAGCAGGAGCCTACAAAAACCTTACCGGAAGGGAGTACCTGGAGTTTATGGCGAAACTTTACGCCAAAGACGAGCGGAAAGCCCGGGAAATGCTCGAGCTCGGCGTTGAGCTCTCGGGTCTGGGAGAGAGGCTCGACGACAAGGTCTCGACTTACTCCAAGGGCATGACCCGCAAGCTTTTGATAGCGAGGGCCCTCATGGTGAGGCCGAAGTTAGCTATTCTCGACGAGCCGGCGAGCGGGCTCGACATAGTGAACGCCTACGAGATCAGAAAGACGATAAGGCGCTTCGCGAGGGAGATGGATACCACGTTTCTGATCTCAAGCCACAACATGCTCGAAGTCGAGTTCCTCTGCGATCGCGTTGCCATGATAGCGGACGGAAGGATCGTCGAGATTGGAACTCCCGGAGAGCTGAAGGAGAAGTACGACGCCGAGAACCTGGAGGAGGTCTTCATGAGGGCCATCGGCGTCAGCGTCCCCGAGCCGGTTGGAGGTGAGGGCTCGTGA
- a CDS encoding helix-turn-helix transcriptional regulator encodes MKNRLRELREARGLTQEELAKALGVTRQTIIAIEKGKYDPSLRLAFKIARFFGAKIEDIFIYDGD; translated from the coding sequence ATGAAGAACCGCCTGCGCGAGCTGAGGGAGGCGAGAGGACTGACCCAGGAGGAGCTCGCAAAGGCCCTAGGAGTTACGAGGCAGACCATTATAGCGATTGAGAAAGGTAAATACGACCCCTCCCTCAGGCTCGCCTTCAAAATCGCCCGTTTTTTTGGTGCTAAAATCGAGGACATCTTCATCTACGACGGTGATTGA
- a CDS encoding DUF2178 domain-containing protein, with amino-acid sequence MGQWSRVPTLLVGIAAGFVMFLSVRSGHWELAVASLALAMLFANWYSSWLRERGVVLEDERTIRINEIASRRTLQIAVIALGFSVLVLSQWTSAPEIKGAFKALSVFLVGISMLHLLLRHYYSRVM; translated from the coding sequence ATGGGGCAGTGGTCAAGGGTTCCGACCCTGCTCGTGGGGATCGCCGCCGGGTTCGTGATGTTCCTCTCCGTCCGTTCCGGACACTGGGAGCTCGCGGTTGCGTCCCTGGCCCTTGCAATGCTCTTCGCAAACTGGTATTCGTCATGGCTCAGGGAGAGGGGCGTTGTCCTCGAGGACGAAAGAACGATCAGGATAAACGAAATTGCCTCGAGGAGAACGCTCCAAATCGCGGTGATAGCCCTCGGCTTCTCGGTGCTGGTTCTCTCACAGTGGACATCGGCCCCGGAGATAAAAGGAGCCTTCAAGGCCCTAAGCGTTTTCCTTGTTGGTATTTCAATGTTACACCTCCTTCTCAGACACTACTACTCGCGGGTGATGTGA